The following are from one region of the Deltaproteobacteria bacterium genome:
- the hydG gene encoding [FeFe] hydrogenase H-cluster radical SAM maturase HydG, with protein MKKIINADLIEKLIDREDLPSKVEVLAALERAKELKGIGLEETALLMRAGRAGVCLDEIYQASGEVKRKSFGSRIVLFAPLYLTNDCINNCLYCGFRKDNIEVDRNSLSVEDAIREASLLEKTGFNRLLLVAGESPKSSSIERIVEIVKAIYQNTGMRIIHVNAAPMPIDKLKALKASGVGVFQVFQETYHEETYDKMHTTGPKKDYRRRLYALDKAMEAGFDDVGMGALLGLYDWRYEVLALIAHARHLFEKFGAWPHTISVPRLQPTVGSPIASAPHPVSDEEFKLIVALYRLAVPAAGVVVTTREPAVLRDELLHIGVSQISAGSRTDPGGYSQDAERFDASQFKTSDHRSLEEMVAYIASTGHLPSLCTSCYRVGRTGRSFTETVSHQEMERYCLPNALLTLKEYVIDHANGSAAICNEVIERNVSLISDEKLKKATLAKFKEIDAGKRDLYF; from the coding sequence ATGAAAAAGATAATTAATGCGGATTTAATTGAAAAACTGATTGACAGGGAGGATCTTCCCTCAAAAGTGGAAGTTTTGGCGGCTCTTGAAAGAGCGAAGGAACTCAAAGGGATAGGACTTGAGGAGACGGCCCTGCTCATGAGAGCCGGCAGGGCAGGTGTCTGCCTTGATGAAATCTATCAGGCCTCGGGTGAGGTGAAAAGGAAGAGCTTCGGTAGCAGGATCGTCCTTTTTGCGCCATTATACCTGACCAATGATTGTATAAATAATTGTCTCTACTGCGGATTCAGGAAGGATAATATTGAGGTCGACCGGAATTCTCTTTCTGTGGAGGATGCTATCAGGGAAGCGAGCCTTCTGGAGAAGACAGGTTTTAACAGGCTCCTTCTGGTGGCAGGTGAGTCACCTAAAAGTTCCTCTATCGAGAGGATTGTTGAAATTGTTAAAGCCATTTACCAGAACACGGGCATGCGTATTATTCATGTCAATGCGGCGCCCATGCCCATTGATAAACTTAAAGCGTTAAAAGCGTCGGGTGTTGGTGTTTTTCAGGTTTTCCAGGAGACTTATCACGAAGAAACCTATGACAAAATGCATACGACAGGGCCTAAAAAGGATTACCGCAGGCGCCTGTATGCCCTGGATAAGGCCATGGAGGCCGGTTTTGATGATGTTGGCATGGGGGCGCTTCTTGGCCTTTATGACTGGCGTTACGAGGTTCTGGCGCTCATTGCACATGCGAGACACCTTTTCGAAAAGTTCGGCGCCTGGCCCCATACCATTTCTGTGCCGCGTTTGCAGCCGACAGTCGGTTCTCCCATAGCTTCAGCGCCTCACCCCGTCTCTGACGAGGAATTCAAGCTCATCGTAGCCCTTTACAGGCTGGCCGTTCCTGCTGCCGGTGTTGTTGTAACGACAAGAGAACCTGCCGTTCTTCGCGACGAGCTTCTCCATATCGGTGTATCGCAGATTAGCGCCGGTTCCAGAACAGACCCCGGTGGCTACTCACAGGATGCTGAGCGCTTTGACGCGTCCCAGTTCAAGACCAGTGACCACAGATCGCTGGAAGAGATGGTCGCGTATATTGCCTCAACGGGGCATTTGCCGTCCCTTTGCACTTCATGCTACAGGGTGGGGAGAACAGGCAGGAGCTTTACTGAAACCGTTTCTCACCAGGAGATGGAGAGGTATTGTCTGCCCAATGCGCTGCTTACTCTCAAGGAGTATGTCATTGATCATGCAAACGGCTCTGCGGCTATATGTAATGAGGTAATTGAAAGGAATGTCTCTCTCATTTCCGACGAGAAGTTGAAAAAAGCAACCCTTGCAAAATTTAAAGAGATAGATGCAGGCAAGCGGGATCTTTACTTTTAG
- a CDS encoding DUF58 domain-containing protein: MIVPANRLILLTALTTMPLALLSIAIPSFGLPAAVASVLFLSIAVFDAAFSKKRTPGFSLEFPETVYLTRSNEGKIEFLLKRTDNSLKRLRLGLEFPHHMKVDKEDIQINLSHDAKEFFFHWNCVAHERGTHTFNQCYAEVPSSLGLWHIRSTLPAAFEARVYPNLMGERKNIAALFLNRSNLGIHAQRQVGQGREFEKLREYIPGDSYDQIHWKGTAKRGHPVSKIFRTERTQEVYVIVDASRLSTRMCYEGEKSTSPGKAKKQEADSMLEHFIKSALIMGSVTQRQGDLFGLITFSDKVHGFMRAKNGSGHYTACRDLLCCLREQSVNPDFNELSTFIGLRLRRRALLIFLTSLDDPVLAENFEQNLGLLCRKHLVLVNMLRPDGIHPMFSNNRADSMDDLYSSLGGHMFWHNIMEMKRNLRSKGVRFSLLDKERMSTDMVHQYMSIKQRQLL; encoded by the coding sequence ATGATCGTTCCCGCGAACAGGCTTATTTTACTAACGGCCCTAACCACCATGCCCTTGGCTCTTTTAAGTATTGCAATCCCTTCTTTCGGCCTGCCTGCGGCGGTGGCATCTGTTCTGTTCCTTTCTATTGCTGTTTTTGATGCCGCTTTTTCAAAGAAGAGGACCCCTGGATTTAGCCTTGAGTTCCCGGAAACGGTATATCTCACCCGGTCGAATGAGGGAAAAATAGAATTCCTGTTGAAAAGGACAGATAACTCATTAAAAAGACTCAGGCTGGGACTGGAGTTTCCACACCATATGAAGGTGGATAAAGAAGATATTCAAATAAACCTGTCCCATGATGCTAAAGAGTTCTTTTTTCATTGGAACTGCGTTGCTCATGAAAGAGGGACGCACACCTTTAATCAGTGTTATGCCGAAGTTCCTTCATCACTGGGCCTCTGGCATATACGAAGCACCCTGCCTGCCGCTTTTGAGGCAAGGGTTTATCCCAATCTTATGGGTGAAAGAAAAAATATTGCCGCCCTTTTTCTAAACAGGAGCAATCTCGGCATTCATGCCCAGAGACAGGTAGGGCAGGGACGAGAGTTTGAAAAACTCCGCGAATATATACCCGGTGACAGTTATGATCAGATACACTGGAAAGGCACGGCAAAAAGGGGCCATCCTGTAAGCAAGATTTTCCGGACAGAACGGACACAGGAGGTATATGTCATTGTTGATGCTTCGCGTCTTAGTACACGCATGTGTTATGAGGGGGAAAAGAGTACCTCGCCTGGAAAAGCTAAAAAGCAAGAGGCTGACTCCATGTTGGAGCACTTCATCAAATCCGCCCTCATTATGGGCAGCGTCACACAACGCCAGGGTGACCTTTTTGGATTGATTACTTTCAGTGATAAGGTACATGGCTTTATGAGAGCAAAAAATGGCAGCGGACATTATACGGCATGCCGCGACCTTCTCTGTTGCCTCCGGGAACAGTCGGTTAATCCCGACTTTAACGAACTCTCTACCTTTATCGGACTCAGGTTAAGGCGCCGTGCCCTGCTGATCTTCCTTACCAGCCTCGATGATCCCGTACTGGCTGAAAATTTTGAACAGAACCTTGGCCTTCTCTGCCGTAAACACCTCGTTTTGGTAAATATGCTGAGACCTGACGGGATTCACCCCATGTTTTCCAATAACCGGGCTGATTCTATGGATGACCTCTATAGCAGTCTGGGAGGACATATGTTCTGGCACAACATTATGGAAATGAAAAGGAATCTCAGGAGCAAAGGGGTCAGGTTCTCCTTATTGGACAAGGAAAGAATGAGCACAGATATGGTACACCAGTATATGTCTATCAAGCAGAGGCAGCTATTATGA
- a CDS encoding RDD family protein: MAEPGGTQWPRPSETKTNTLLIRTPEGIVFSLLLAGPIIRFLAWGIDLACIITATTLSNQLLSLAEVISIDLSRALILIAYFFISIGYGIIMEWYWRGQTIGKRLLRLRVMDVRGLRLRESQVIIRNILRFVDSLPLFYFIGGTVCLFSRRAQRLGDLAANTIVVRNPRIADPDLDQIMSGKYNSLREYPHLATRFRQKVSPKEANIALQALLRRDELEPEARVELFKNIARHFRSIVDFPEEALIGITDEQYVRNMVDILFMIKPASANENNEPRQRD, encoded by the coding sequence TTGGCTGAACCGGGAGGAACACAGTGGCCCCGCCCAAGTGAGACAAAGACCAATACACTCCTTATCCGAACGCCCGAGGGAATCGTTTTTTCACTTTTGCTGGCTGGTCCCATCATAAGATTTCTTGCCTGGGGAATAGATCTGGCCTGTATCATAACAGCCACGACTCTTTCCAACCAACTGCTGTCTCTGGCAGAAGTCATAAGTATTGATCTTTCAAGAGCCCTTATACTTATCGCCTATTTTTTTATTTCTATTGGCTACGGGATTATAATGGAATGGTACTGGCGAGGCCAGACAATCGGAAAGCGGTTATTACGTCTCAGGGTTATGGATGTGAGGGGCTTGCGCCTCAGGGAAAGCCAGGTAATTATACGAAATATCTTACGGTTTGTAGACAGTTTGCCCCTTTTTTACTTTATCGGCGGTACGGTCTGCCTTTTTAGCCGCCGGGCGCAGCGGCTTGGTGATCTTGCTGCCAATACGATTGTTGTAAGAAATCCCAGGATAGCTGATCCTGATCTGGACCAGATCATGTCGGGAAAGTATAACTCACTTCGTGAGTATCCCCACCTTGCGACGCGCTTTCGCCAGAAAGTCTCTCCAAAAGAGGCAAACATTGCTTTGCAGGCGCTTTTAAGGCGAGATGAACTGGAACCGGAGGCGAGAGTCGAGCTTTTTAAAAATATAGCCCGACATTTTCGTTCCATCGTGGACTTTCCGGAAGAAGCATTAATAGGAATTACTGATGAGCAATATGTAAGAAATATGGTGGATATACTCTTCATGATAAAGCCTGCCTCTGCCAATGAAAACAATGAACCCCGGCAAAGGGATTGA
- a CDS encoding HEPN domain-containing protein has translation MSQAFQKSIERKSLYLSENAQEQRGRELSSALEDLDNARLSYSQKHYKGATILACQSLFHSARALLCSRGYEGKSLSCIIGGIDHLFADQGLIEIKWIMVLLRALTFKEDSHYLVEYSNSDAKYFMGNAVQFLHVVKDLLAKGDGF, from the coding sequence TTGAGTCAGGCATTTCAAAAATCGATAGAACGAAAAAGCCTTTATCTTTCAGAAAATGCACAGGAACAAAGAGGCAGGGAATTAAGCTCCGCCCTGGAAGACCTGGATAATGCAAGGTTGAGTTACTCTCAGAAGCATTACAAGGGGGCTACTATTCTTGCGTGCCAATCACTGTTTCATAGCGCAAGGGCGCTTTTATGCTCCAGGGGATATGAGGGGAAGAGCCTCTCATGCATCATTGGCGGTATTGATCATCTCTTTGCCGACCAGGGCCTTATCGAGATAAAATGGATTATGGTTTTACTAAGAGCCCTTACCTTTAAGGAAGATTCTCATTATTTAGTTGAATATTCAAATAGCGATGCCAAATATTTTATGGGAAATGCTGTACAGTTTCTACATGTGGTGAAGGATTTGCTGGCAAAGGGAGACGGGTTTTAA
- a CDS encoding DUF4350 domain-containing protein, with protein MKNKERVILVILISVFVVALINLFALRFEWGDVYPRYSSLRADPLGTKILYESLDNLDGIDVNRNYRSFSRMSEEEEATLFFIGMKRGRLSSLTEDEVSHLESIAAGGGRLLFFFYPQQGCECEAETKEKEEPLQEGDKDGDNEGNINDSTTEEIKETEEIKETEEIKETEEIKEEARGFVSIKKSWQFETYLSSAEDDDKHRIHSAFSTVENEGLPQLIEIHSDLYFEKGGDQWKTIYSRDDLPVVMERALGRGSIVLVADSYFTSNEALTGKKEVELLAWLMGPNSRVIIDETHLGVSNSPGVASLARKYGMEGLLASLLLIALLFIWRNSVSFIPPQREESSERGQKGADPGRDHLTGFKGLLKRTIPAGTILSVCLREWEKSMGREGHVQKGRVRDVRALMEESGNNGRGKLDQIDLYRRISKLLSERKYKI; from the coding sequence ATGAAAAATAAAGAGAGAGTAATACTGGTCATATTGATATCTGTCTTTGTTGTGGCTTTAATAAATCTCTTTGCTCTTCGTTTCGAGTGGGGTGACGTTTATCCCCGGTACTCATCACTGCGGGCAGATCCCCTGGGGACAAAAATACTTTATGAAAGTCTTGATAACCTGGACGGGATCGATGTGAACCGCAATTACCGTTCTTTTTCGAGGATGAGTGAAGAGGAGGAGGCGACGCTCTTTTTTATTGGCATGAAGAGAGGGAGGCTCAGTTCCCTCACGGAAGATGAGGTAAGTCATCTTGAATCAATAGCAGCAGGGGGAGGAAGACTCCTCTTCTTTTTTTATCCCCAGCAGGGTTGCGAATGTGAAGCTGAGACGAAAGAAAAAGAAGAGCCCTTACAGGAAGGTGATAAGGACGGCGATAATGAAGGTAATATAAATGACTCTACGACAGAAGAGATAAAAGAGACAGAAGAGATAAAAGAGACAGAAGAGATAAAAGAGACAGAAGAGATAAAAGAGGAAGCACGGGGTTTTGTTTCTATTAAAAAAAGCTGGCAATTCGAGACTTATTTAAGCTCTGCTGAGGATGATGACAAGCATAGAATACACAGCGCCTTTTCTACTGTAGAGAATGAAGGGCTTCCCCAATTGATTGAAATTCATTCAGACCTCTATTTTGAAAAAGGGGGAGATCAGTGGAAAACCATTTACAGCAGAGATGATCTTCCCGTTGTCATGGAGAGGGCATTGGGGAGGGGATCAATCGTGCTCGTTGCCGATAGCTACTTTACAAGTAATGAGGCACTCACAGGAAAAAAAGAGGTGGAACTGCTGGCATGGCTTATGGGGCCAAACAGCCGGGTTATCATAGATGAAACACATCTGGGGGTAAGTAATAGCCCCGGTGTCGCTTCTTTGGCCAGGAAATACGGTATGGAAGGCCTCCTGGCCTCTCTTTTATTGATTGCTCTTCTGTTTATCTGGAGGAACTCCGTCAGTTTTATTCCTCCTCAGCGGGAAGAATCCTCTGAGAGAGGACAAAAAGGAGCAGATCCGGGAAGAGATCATCTGACGGGCTTCAAAGGCCTGTTAAAGCGGACAATTCCTGCCGGAACTATCCTCTCCGTTTGCCTCAGGGAATGGGAAAAAAGTATGGGCAGGGAGGGGCATGTGCAAAAGGGAAGAGTCCGTGACGTTCGCGCCCTAATGGAGGAATCAGGGAATAATGGCCGGGGGAAGCTAGACCAGATCGATCTCTATAGAAGAATAAGTAAACTATTGTCAGAGAGGAAATATAAAATATGA
- a CDS encoding MoxR family ATPase, with amino-acid sequence MNNNTDYLKEVLQNVKEEVSKVVIGQDDAVDKSLIAIFTGHHALVEGVPGVAKTLLVKTLAHVLGSDFTRIQFTPDLMPADVTGTNVFNMQQNAFTLVKGPVFTSFLLADEINRAPAKTQSALLQAMQERAVTIDRVTHELSPNFTVFATQNPIEYEGTYPLPEAQKDRFMFKITMDYPDRPAELSLAKRTLDESSPERILAKGEVKKVIGVEELANLRTCLEQIFVKEELIAYIVDIIAETRRHESVLVGAGPRATQALLLAGRAYAAVSGRDFVAPDDIKYMALPVLEHRIVLRPDYEIEGLSVREVIESILKKVSVPR; translated from the coding sequence ATGAATAATAATACGGATTACCTGAAAGAAGTGCTCCAGAATGTGAAAGAAGAGGTTTCAAAAGTCGTCATCGGTCAGGATGATGCCGTTGATAAATCACTGATTGCTATATTTACGGGACATCATGCCCTGGTAGAGGGAGTGCCCGGTGTGGCCAAGACGCTTCTTGTAAAGACTCTGGCACATGTCCTTGGTTCAGATTTTACCAGGATACAGTTTACACCTGACCTGATGCCTGCTGACGTGACGGGGACGAACGTATTTAACATGCAGCAAAATGCCTTTACTCTTGTTAAGGGTCCCGTATTCACTTCTTTTTTGCTGGCCGATGAAATTAATCGTGCACCGGCCAAGACGCAATCGGCCTTACTCCAGGCCATGCAGGAAAGGGCCGTTACCATTGACCGTGTAACACATGAACTTTCTCCAAACTTTACCGTTTTTGCGACACAAAATCCCATAGAATATGAAGGGACTTATCCCTTGCCTGAGGCTCAAAAAGACAGGTTTATGTTTAAAATTACCATGGATTACCCCGACAGGCCCGCAGAATTATCGCTGGCCAAAAGAACCCTCGATGAATCATCTCCTGAAAGAATTCTTGCAAAAGGAGAGGTAAAAAAGGTTATCGGTGTGGAAGAACTTGCCAACCTTAGAACTTGCCTTGAACAGATATTTGTAAAGGAAGAATTGATTGCTTATATCGTTGATATTATAGCTGAAACAAGGCGCCATGAAAGTGTGCTTGTCGGCGCCGGACCCCGGGCAACGCAGGCCCTTCTTCTTGCCGGAAGGGCCTATGCTGCTGTTAGTGGCCGCGATTTCGTGGCGCCTGACGATATCAAGTATATGGCCCTTCCCGTGCTTGAACACCGTATTGTATTAAGGCCTGATTATGAAATCGAAGGATTATCCGTACGGGAAGTCATTGAGAGTATTCTCAAGAAGGTCAGCGTTCCAAGATGA
- a CDS encoding thiazole synthase, whose product MGNDKLVLAGREYNSRLLIGTGKYKDFEETKKAVELSGAEIVTVAVRRVNITDNKEENLLDYVDPKKYTILPNTAGCFTADDAIRTCRLAREAGGWDMVKLEVLGDTKTLFPDIPATLEAAKVLVKEGFIVMAYTSDDPITAKKLEDIGCAAVMPLGAPIGSGLGIRNPYNIKIILEDAKAPVLVDAGVGTASDAAIAMELGCDGVLMNTGIAAAKDAILMASAMKKAVEAGREAYLAGRMPMKLYATASSPIEGIIE is encoded by the coding sequence ATGGGAAATGATAAACTGGTTCTTGCAGGTCGGGAATACAACTCTCGCCTGCTTATCGGAACGGGAAAATACAAGGATTTTGAAGAGACGAAGAAAGCCGTCGAACTGTCCGGCGCTGAAATAGTTACTGTGGCCGTGAGGCGTGTCAATATTACGGATAATAAAGAGGAAAACCTCCTCGACTATGTGGACCCGAAGAAATACACCATCCTCCCCAATACGGCAGGGTGCTTTACGGCTGATGATGCTATTCGGACCTGCCGTCTGGCCAGGGAAGCAGGTGGCTGGGACATGGTGAAGCTTGAGGTTTTAGGTGATACAAAAACGCTCTTTCCTGATATACCTGCCACCCTTGAAGCGGCTAAAGTCCTCGTTAAGGAAGGCTTTATTGTGATGGCTTATACCAGCGACGATCCCATTACGGCGAAAAAGCTTGAAGATATCGGCTGTGCTGCCGTTATGCCTCTGGGAGCGCCTATCGGAAGCGGACTGGGCATAAGAAATCCCTATAATATCAAGATTATCCTTGAAGATGCTAAAGCGCCTGTTCTTGTTGATGCCGGTGTTGGAACGGCCAGTGACGCTGCCATTGCAATGGAGTTGGGCTGTGACGGTGTGCTCATGAATACGGGAATAGCTGCAGCCAAAGATGCCATCCTTATGGCAAGCGCTATGAAAAAGGCTGTTGAAGCAGGCAGAGAGGCTTACCTTGCCGGAAGAATGCCTATGAAGCTTTATGCGACAGCGAGCAGCCCTATTGAAGGAATCATTGAATAA
- the thiS gene encoding sulfur carrier protein ThiS, with protein sequence MEIIINGNLKEVREGTTIKSLLEEMKTPAMGIAVELNREIIPRSSHESTVLKAGDALEVVKMVGGG encoded by the coding sequence ATGGAAATCATAATAAACGGAAACCTGAAAGAAGTGAGGGAAGGGACCACGATAAAATCGCTTCTTGAAGAGATGAAAACTCCGGCTATGGGCATAGCCGTAGAACTTAACCGGGAAATCATACCGAGAAGCAGCCATGAATCGACGGTGCTTAAAGCAGGTGATGCATTGGAGGTTGTCAAGATGGTTGGCGGCGGATGA
- a CDS encoding stage II sporulation protein M — MIIDLSKFIDEERVFWAELDKILEKISGDPAYRMSLEEMKRFYYLYQRTSADLAKIITFSAEPEIHRYLESLVGRAYCEIHETRSSRPVRSPFKWFTRTLPRTFRKNIKAFALSLFITMGGMAFGGGAVVLDPDAKEILMPFPHLQIDPSERVAKEESVSEDHLEGVKTTGAAAYMTHNTRVSLFTISLGVTWGIGTVIMLFYNGVILGAVALDYVRAGQASFLLAWLSPHGVIEIPAILIAGQAGLVLAGAFIGWGRRNTLSMRLREISGDLVTLSACVGLMMVWAGFIEAFISQYHEPVLPYSIKIGFALVELILLVLFLCLAGTGVTKSKKISPEDMRGKDIG; from the coding sequence ATGATCATTGATCTCTCAAAATTTATTGATGAGGAGAGAGTTTTCTGGGCGGAACTGGATAAAATTCTCGAGAAAATATCCGGTGATCCGGCTTACAGGATGAGTCTTGAAGAAATGAAGCGTTTCTACTATCTTTACCAGAGAACATCAGCCGACCTTGCAAAGATCATAACCTTTTCTGCCGAGCCGGAAATTCACCGTTATCTCGAATCTCTTGTGGGAAGAGCATATTGCGAAATTCATGAAACGAGAAGTTCCCGGCCTGTCCGCTCTCCTTTCAAGTGGTTTACCCGCACTTTACCGAGAACCTTTCGAAAAAACATTAAAGCTTTTGCCCTATCCCTCTTCATTACAATGGGTGGGATGGCTTTTGGCGGAGGCGCTGTCGTACTTGACCCTGATGCAAAAGAAATCCTCATGCCCTTCCCCCATCTTCAGATAGATCCGTCAGAAAGGGTAGCCAAAGAAGAGAGTGTTTCCGAGGACCACCTGGAAGGAGTAAAAACGACCGGTGCGGCAGCTTATATGACCCATAATACAAGGGTCAGCCTTTTTACGATCAGCCTTGGAGTTACCTGGGGTATCGGTACGGTAATTATGCTTTTTTATAACGGCGTCATCCTTGGCGCCGTTGCCCTCGATTATGTAAGGGCAGGTCAGGCTTCTTTCCTTCTGGCCTGGCTTTCTCCCCATGGTGTTATAGAAATTCCGGCAATTCTTATTGCCGGACAGGCGGGGCTTGTTCTTGCCGGTGCCTTTATCGGTTGGGGACGCCGCAATACACTGAGTATGCGATTAAGAGAAATATCCGGGGACCTTGTAACCCTTAGTGCATGTGTGGGCTTGATGATGGTCTGGGCCGGTTTTATAGAAGCTTTTATTTCCCAGTATCATGAACCGGTGCTGCCCTATTCTATTAAGATAGGTTTTGCCCTTGTTGAATTGATTCTCCTGGTTCTATTTTTATGCCTGGCCGGAACAGGGGTGACAAAATCCAAAAAAATCTCCCCAGAAGATATGAGAGGTAAAGACATTGGCTGA
- a CDS encoding rhomboid family protein, translated as MTGLTQQRCFNHSEREAVALCPECGSYYCRECVVEHDDRLLCSSCLDKLFTPKKKKGFRFGIFASTGQFLLGFILLWFLFYSVSLVLLSTPSSFHEGTIWEKWEAGE; from the coding sequence ATGACCGGCCTTACTCAACAGCGGTGTTTCAATCATAGTGAACGGGAGGCAGTTGCGCTCTGCCCTGAGTGCGGCAGCTATTATTGCCGTGAATGTGTTGTAGAGCACGATGACCGCCTTTTATGTTCCTCCTGCCTTGACAAGCTTTTCACTCCTAAAAAAAAGAAAGGCTTTCGTTTCGGTATTTTTGCAAGTACCGGACAGTTTCTTCTCGGTTTTATTTTACTCTGGTTCCTTTTCTATTCTGTGAGTCTTGTCCTTCTTTCAACACCTTCCTCTTTTCATGAAGGTACCATATGGGAAAAGTGGGAGGCCGGTGAATGA
- a CDS encoding DUF4129 domain-containing protein: MSRKTQRTEGMGALEVIEEATHLLRNIEAKMLLTYYMGSIPFVLGFLYFWADMSRSPFAVERNVKSAFIIALLFIWMKCWQTVFSRQLWSVVCGDGGEGWTFSRVCAMITEQTFIQPTGFIVLPIALLITLPFGWCYAFYQSITLLGCGKGGGMKNLYRSGFRHGSYFSKQNHVALLILSFFWGFVFFNLVTLLYLAPHMINTFFGIETVFSRAGWTILNTTFLAVTWSITYLIVDPLIKSIYVLRSFYGESLRTGADLKSDLKRITSTGKGLAAFLVILIVGLNTGMETRAMADDTPSRQRVVSAGELTHSIDEIIEKHEYRWRMPRVKQKKEESEGFFLSFLKGSVETIIDWFKPVKGWIEKVFKWIEEILKRFEPKAGHNKESKERTMTVHYLMYALLCVVSSMLAIIGWRRFKQFKLPEPVKAGMARSKAPDLASEDISADELPANSWLEMGRKLMAEGNHRFALRAFYLASLSHLSAQNKLSVASFKSNREYENELKRRAHALPDLVSAFSLNMMTFEKIWYGMHEITADLVRGFEENQERIMAYHEK, encoded by the coding sequence ATGAGCAGAAAAACACAGAGAACAGAAGGCATGGGCGCACTTGAAGTTATAGAAGAAGCGACCCATTTGCTCCGCAATATAGAAGCTAAAATGCTGCTCACGTACTACATGGGGAGCATTCCTTTTGTCCTTGGATTTCTTTACTTCTGGGCCGATATGAGCCGCAGCCCCTTTGCCGTTGAGCGGAATGTAAAGTCGGCATTTATCATTGCCCTCCTTTTTATATGGATGAAATGCTGGCAAACGGTCTTTTCCCGGCAACTCTGGTCTGTCGTATGCGGTGATGGGGGGGAAGGATGGACTTTTTCAAGAGTCTGCGCCATGATCACGGAACAGACTTTCATTCAGCCAACAGGTTTTATCGTTTTGCCTATAGCCTTGCTAATAACCTTACCTTTTGGTTGGTGCTATGCTTTTTACCAGAGTATTACCCTCCTTGGTTGCGGCAAGGGAGGGGGTATGAAAAATCTCTATCGTAGCGGTTTCCGGCATGGGTCATATTTTTCGAAACAGAATCATGTTGCCTTATTAATTCTGTCTTTTTTCTGGGGCTTTGTCTTTTTCAATCTTGTGACCCTTTTATATCTTGCGCCTCACATGATCAATACTTTCTTCGGTATTGAGACCGTTTTTTCGAGAGCGGGATGGACCATACTTAACACAACTTTTCTCGCCGTCACATGGAGCATAACCTACCTGATTGTCGATCCCCTCATTAAAAGTATCTATGTTTTGCGCTCATTTTACGGCGAGTCATTAAGAACGGGAGCTGACCTGAAGAGTGATCTGAAAAGAATCACTTCAACAGGGAAGGGCCTGGCTGCTTTTCTGGTAATACTCATTGTGGGGCTTAATACGGGCATGGAGACTCGGGCCATGGCTGATGACACTCCCTCCCGGCAAAGAGTTGTATCCGCTGGAGAGCTCACCCATTCTATCGATGAAATCATTGAAAAACATGAATACCGATGGAGAATGCCGAGAGTTAAGCAAAAAAAAGAGGAGAGTGAAGGCTTTTTTCTCTCCTTCCTGAAAGGGAGTGTGGAGACGATAATAGATTGGTTCAAACCTGTTAAAGGCTGGATTGAAAAAGTCTTCAAATGGATTGAAGAAATTTTGAAACGCTTTGAACCAAAGGCCGGGCACAATAAAGAATCAAAAGAGCGCACAATGACTGTTCACTACCTTATGTACGCTTTACTATGCGTTGTTTCATCAATGCTGGCCATTATCGGATGGCGGCGTTTTAAGCAATTCAAACTCCCTGAGCCGGTAAAAGCAGGCATGGCAAGGTCGAAAGCGCCCGACCTTGCCAGCGAAGATATCTCTGCCGATGAGCTTCCGGCTAACAGCTGGCTCGAAATGGGGAGGAAGTTAATGGCAGAGGGCAATCACCGCTTTGCTCTTCGTGCCTTCTATCTGGCGAGTCTGTCACACCTTTCTGCGCAGAATAAGTTAAGCGTTGCCTCTTTTAAATCGAATCGTGAATATGAGAATGAATTAAAGAGGAGGGCCCACGCTTTGCCGGACCTGGTAAGTGCCTTTTCCCTGAATATGATGACCTTTGAAAAAATCTGGTATGGCATGCATGAAATTACGGCAGATCTGGTAAGAGGTTTTGAAGAAAACCAGGAGAGGATCATGGCTTATCATGAAAAATAA